A window from Esox lucius isolate fEsoLuc1 chromosome 16, fEsoLuc1.pri, whole genome shotgun sequence encodes these proteins:
- the med4 gene encoding mediator of RNA polymerase II transcription subunit 4 → METTMAVAGKSTKVRLLSVLDDLEVLSRELIEMLALSRSQKLPQGSEDTQVLELLVQRDREFQELMRVAQEQGKVHQEMQVLEKEVEKRDSDIQQLQKQLKEAEHILATAVYQAKEKLKSIDKARKGSISSEEIIKYAHRISASNAVCAPLNWVPGDPRRPYPTDLEMRSGMLGHMSNLPTNGVNGHLPGDALAAGRLPDVLTPQYPWQSSDVSVGMLPPHHGNDFGLEPPGHNKENEDDVEAMSTDSSSSSSDSD, encoded by the exons ATGGAAACAACCATGGCGGTGGCTGGCAAGTCTACGAAAGTGCGGTTATTATCGGTGCTGGACGATTTAGAGGTGTTATCCAG GGAATTGATAGAGATGCTTGCACTATCACGAAGCCAAAAACTCCCTCAAGGAAGCGAGGACACCCAG GTCCTAGAGCTGTTGGTACAGAGAGACCGAGAGTTCCAGGAGCTGATGAGAGTGGCCCAGGAGCAGGGCAAGGTGCACCAGGAAATGCAGGTCCtggagaaggaggtggaaaAAAGAGACAGCGACATCCAGCAGCTCCAGAAACAGCTTAAGGAAGCCGAACATATTCTG GCGACTGCGGTATACCAAGCAAAGGAGAAGTTGAAATCTATTGACAAAGCCAGAAAAG GAAGCATCTCCTCTGAAGAGATCATCAAATATGCCCACAGGATCAGTGCCAGCAATGCAGTGTGTGCTCCGCTCAACTGGGTACCAG GTGATCCACGTAGACCTTACCCCACTGACCTGGAAATGCGTAGTGGAATGTTGGGTCACATGAGCAACCTGCCAACCAATGGCGTAAACGGACACCTCCCTGGAGATGCACTGGCTGCTGGGAGATTGCCAG ATGTGCTGACACCCCAGTACCCCTGGCAGTCTTCCGATGTCTCAGTGGGCATGCTCCCCCCTCACCATGGAAACGACTTTGGGTTGGAGCCCCCTGGCCACAACAAGGAGAACGAGGACGATGTGGAGGCCATGTCTACTGACTCATCCAGTAGCAGCAGCGACTCCGACTGA
- the sucla2 gene encoding succinate--CoA ligase [ADP-forming] subunit beta, mitochondrial, whose translation MAASLICGRLSVSLRNSGARSTLTTASKVLGGSSGLLGSHGAQQQPPHRQQQQRNLSLHEYMSIGLLKEAGICVPEGKVASSPDEAYLVAKEIGTKDLVVKAQVLAGGRGKGTFEGGLKGGVKIVYSPEEARDISSQMIGRKLYTKQTGEQGRICNQVFICERRYPRREYYFAITMERSYQGPVLIGSSQGGVNIEDVAAENPDAIVKEPVDIIEGIKLDQAVSIATKMGFPAALIDDAAANIIKLYDLFMKYDASMLEINPMVEDASGQVMCMDAKINFDSNAAYRQKKVFDMRDWTQEDPRDRQAAKADLNYIGLDGSIGCLVNGAGLAMATMDIIKLHGGTPANFLDVGGGATAHQVMEAFKLITSDRKVQAILVNIFGGIMRCDIIAQGIIMAVTDLDLKIPIVVRLQGSRVDDAKALIAASPLKLLACDDLDEAARMVVKLSEIVSLAQEAHVDISFTLPL comes from the exons ATGGCGGCGTCCCTGATTTGTGGCCGATTGTCGGTTAGCTTGAGAAATTCTGGGGCTAGATCAACACTTACTACTGCCTCCAAG gTGCTGGGTGGTTCCTCCGGCCTGCTTGGGTCTCATGGGGCTCAGCAGCAGCCCCCCCACCGGCAGCAGCAGCAGAGGAACCTCTCCCTGCATGAGTACATGAGCATAGGCCTGCTCAAAGAGGCTGGCATCTGTGTGCCTGAGGGCAAGGTGGCCAGCTCGCCTGACGAAGCCTACTTGGTTGCCAAGGAGATTG gCACCAAGGATCTGGTGGTGAAGGCCCAGGTGTTGGCCGGAGGCCGCGGGAAAGGCACATTTGAGGGAGGGCTAAAGGGTGGTGTGAAGATTGTTTATTC TCCAGAGGAGGCCCGGGACATCTCCTCTCAGATGATTGGTCGTAAGCTGTACACCAAGCAGACGGGCGAGCAGGGGCGCATCTGTAACCAGGTCTTCATCTGTGAGCGCAGGTACCCTCGCAGAGAGTACTACTTTGCCATCACCATGGAGAGATCCTACCAG GGCCCTGTGTTGATTGGCAGCTCTCAGGGGGGCGTAAACATCGAGGATGTGGCAGCGGAGAATCCCGATGCCATCGTGAAGGAGCCAGTGGACATTATTGAAGGAATCAAGCTGGATCAAGCTGTTTCG ATTGCCACAAAAATGGGCTTCCCTGCTGCTCTGATCGATGACGCCGCGGCTAACATTATCAAGCTGTATGATCTCTTCATGAAGTATGATGCCTCCATGCTGGAGATCAACCCCATGGTGGAGGATGCCTCTGGCCAGG TGATGTGCATGGACGCCAAAATCAACTTTGACTCGAACGCGGCTTACCGTCAGAAGAAGGTGTTTGACATGCGAGACTGGACCCAGGAGGACCccagggacagacaggcagctaAGGCTGACCTCAACTACATTGGTCTGGACGGGTCCATTGGCTGTCTGG TGAATGGTGCTGGTCTAGCCATGGCCACCATGGACATCATTAAGCTGCATGGAGGCACACCCGCCAACTTCCTGGATGTGGGAGGCGGTGCCACAGCCCACCAGGTGATGGAGGCCTTCAAACTAATCACCTCGGACAGGAAG GTGCAGGCCATCCTGGTGAACATCTTTGGTGGCATTATGAGGTGTGATATCATTGCTCAAGGCATCATAATGGCTGTTACAGACCTGGACCTGAAGATCCCCATTGTGGTGCGGTTACAGG GATCCAGAGTGGACGATGCCAAAGCTCTGATCGCTGCTAGCCCACTGAAGCTCCTTGCCTGTGACGATTTGGACGAAGCCGCTCGAATG GTTGTGAAGCTTTCTGAGATTGTGTCACTTGCTCAAGAGGCTCACGTAGACATCTCCTTCACGCTGCCACTCTAA